The Venturia canescens isolate UGA chromosome 10, ASM1945775v1, whole genome shotgun sequence genome segment ATAATTGAAGTGTACAGGGAGAATGGAATAATGGGGTATTACGCAGGTATTGTACCTAGACTGCTAGCAAACGTTGCTACAATCATAATGGTTGGTGGATCGACGTACATTATCAATAAATACATCATTCGGGATCGCGAGATAAGCGCCTTCACGGGATCGATAATGACAGTGAGTATTTTATCAATAAACTCATCCTCATTATCTCAATTTCTACTTTTTATTGCATCtatcaatttttgtttactttCAGTTCCTCTTCACCACTGTAACATACCCATTTTACGTCGTCTCTCACTGTATGATGGTCAACAACTGTGGGTGAGtaaattggaactgaaaaagCGCATTTTCGAATAATTGCAAAGAAATACTTGATCAATAATAATCGGTGAATATTTCAAATGTGTTTCAACACGTGGAACTCAATTGCgccaaacatttttatttattgaaccaaaaatcaatttttctcttgAGCTCCGAAAAATAAGCAGTAACATCGCTACGCTTTCCAAAAtagcatttttgtttttgttttctaggCTCGTCGCTGGTCTTCCCCCTCAAATGCCAATCTACGACAGTTGGTTAGACTGCTGGTCCCACTTATCCTCGATAAACCAATTAAAACGTGGAAGCAACATGTTCTGGCGTTATTACACAGGACCGAAAAACAATGGCAACTGGAGAGCCATGTTACCAGAGAAAACGAGATTCAAACGCTTGGAATGAGACTTACAAAATCTTCTGtcacaataaaaaggaaacaaactGTCAAAAAACTTCAGTTTATGATACAATTTGATTAGATTTTAAACTACAAAGTGTACTCAAGACTGGATGGTCAAGTTTTGAGTTTAAAAACGAAACTCGATCGAAGATGtgtgtaataaaaataacattaCTGAATTGCTATTGTTACGTAGAAATAAATTAAGTTATATATGCTGTTCTGAACTTCAAATACATTTATAGTCTTTCCGTTTCAGTCGATGCAATAATGttgagaatttattttttcttaacgATTGTTTGTAGTCATAAACTgtatgagaaattttcacgttcaacAAACTTTGATTCTATGTGTCGATATCGTTGGTTTatagcaataaaaaatattctaagcAATCAAATAAGCTGAAAGAATAATACTTCATCTTCTGTATATACCCAAAACGGAAAGACGCAActgaaattataaaattgttggATATTATAAAGCGaaattcgtatatttttttactcatttctgatgagaaatgaatttattacgAAGATTAAGAACACGTATGAATTACGAAGGAATCGTGATGAAAGTCGTATAATATGAGGAGGATtccagaagaaaaatgttcCAACTATATAGTTTATAGCCATTTAGCTTAGCCATGTATGAACATTCAAAAAACGCAGTAtattgaaaacgaaaataagtACCTGTTTCACCGACTGTCGGTAAAATTTTtcagtatataaatatatataaagaaCTTGACAGTTGCGCCGTTTcatggaaacaaaaaactttATGCCGGCTTTGCTTTGTTAGGTGTGACCCAAGAAATTAGTAGTGACTCGTAAAAACGCCGGTGGTTATCCGTATGATCCGTATTTTCGTATTTACGTCGtcgtaaaaatttattttttttttattgaagttTACGTGGACTCGAACAATTAGATAATTCTAATTAAAAAGTTATCGTGTTTCACGACTTTGTGATTCTTAAAACCTTCAAACTCGGCAAGACTGACAACTACAAACATGGCTTGGGTGCCTCTTGAATCTAATCCAGAAGTAAGTTTTGGGAACTCGAAATTGTGACATGAAGAATTTCACAACAAAAAATACTgatacatttgaaaaataatatcaaatatatttctctttttaGGTTATGACCAAGGTGAGAACTATTATAAACCTCAACGCTTATCGTGAGTCGTTCGTGATAATTTGTTCCGCGGAGTATAACGGACTATTGTAAATTATCTCTTATTGACCTTTGCACAATTCCAAGAATAATTGCGATATTCTGctggtattttttttctccaataaaGTTTGCTCATCAACTTGGTGTACCAAAGAAATGGGGTTTCGTCGATGTGTACGGTACGGACCCTATGCTGTTGGCTCTGGTTCCTAAGCCCGTGTTAGCCCTCATTCTTTTATATCCTCTGTCCAGCAAggtattattatttatttcttttgttcCAATAAATCATAgttaacaaaataattttatattagAGGACTAGTTTGAATTCTCTgaaacatcatttttatttaattgcaATTGACAGCAGGCTCATTTTTCAGAAtgactaggaaaaaaaaatttttcaacagtttGTAAAATCCTAAATACTGCTGTATGATGATGCATCATACTCAAAAAGCATTCGCTCTTACtgatttgagatttttttttataaaacatttttttcctgtgaCAAAATTTGTTCATTAAATTTTGGAGACAAAtagagaaaacaaaagaaactgtcagtcatttaaaaaaattatgcaatTGTATAAGGGAAcgtaaaaacaaaagattCAAAAACATCCTCATAGTTAATCACCGTAATTCTGAATAATTTCACCATTAAACTGCATGGTTGTACGgttgaataatttaaaaaacagtTTGTTTATTAATCAATCCATTAGACTAGCGAATACGACgctgaggaagcaaaaaaaatagaagaatCTGGACAAAAAGTATCCAGTACTGTATACCATTTAAAGCAATGCGTGTCCAATGCGTGCGGTACAGTTGCATTGGTGCATAGTATTGCTAACAATACAGATGAGTACGTAGATCTGTACATTCCATGATTCTTCAAATCAATTTAGACGATTTTTACAAGAATGACAAGAATTTCCCTCATATTGAAAGGATACAGTTGGAAGATGGATTTATGAAGAAATTCATTGCTGATTCGCTGGACTGTTCGTTTGAGGATCGTGGTCAACTTCTCATTAATGAAGGACAAGGCATTGGCGAagctcatgaaaaaatggcccAGGAAGGGCAGACAGCGGTAAATTCAAATATCCATTAATTCATGATTGAAGAATATTTCCAAAgaacaataagaaaaaatgattcgttCAATTACAGGCACCGCCTGTTGATCAACCGGTTTACCATCATTTTGTCGCATTCGTTCACAAAGATGGCTCCTTGTATGAACTCGGTAACAAAATAATCATTAACTTATAATCAAAAATATGTTGGAATAATAATTACAATGTTCCTCGTAATTAAGTTTGATATGCATAAAACGTATTAGAAGCAAATGCGGTgtctgaaaaaatcgattttcgttcttttttccgaaattttgacaattttgacaagttcgaaaaatatattaatcGTTGTTTTGCAGATGGTCGAAAACCGACCCCGATAAATCATGGTCCATCAACGAAAGAAACATTGTTGGACGACGCAGCAGAAGTTTGCAAGGCTTACATGTCCCGCGACCCTGAAGAAGTGCGCTTCACAATGGTCGCACTGGTGCCAATCGAATGATAATTCAAGCCAGAACGAcaaaaacaatcaaaaaagAAAGATGATCAAATGAGACTTTCGTACAACCATCGAAATTCAAGTGTAAAACTcttttgcatatttttttatatataaaccgTGGCTTTATTGCTCCATGGGATCACTCGTGCCACGAACAAGacaagataaaaaataaaaacttgatTATCGCGACGGATATCTGAGGAATGAATGCCAGCAGTGACGTTTGTAGTTTTCTCACCGTGTGCTACTACCGTAAtgtaaaatttcatattttacaAATAATATAAACGCCTTGAATGATGAAACAAAGATTATTGTCAATTATCTTTTGCAAACACTTTAACGCaatgattttctcaaattttctttcgaaatccagaattttcgaaacgaATGATAAAAACTTATGGATAATCGATCAAAATTTACTTTGAAAAGTAAAGTATCGTCAAAATGTTCAACGGGCTGtgggaaaaaacgagaataaaccGCTTCTGAACGCATTATTTATATTCTTtgtcttttattttcgtaaattcatgaaattggaaACAAAGTAATTTATAATACTTTCGGAGGTATTTAAAACCATACGCatatataaaaacgaaaaatcgaaccGAAGGATCGACGCTGGCTGTACTTCCGAAAAGCGGAAACCGAATTTtgagctgaaattttgcatactgcttctttataacaatataagacttcccctaaaaggatttttggcgactagcaatatttattgagaaattgaatttttaagttgcTATTTTAGCCCGAGCAAGTATATCTATATCGCTTATCTCGCTCGGCCGGTATCCTCACTTCGCTATAGTGCCTAGGCTacatggatggcaaacgttgcgctccttggctgggctactaaAAAGCGCCgggaattttaaggaaaaatcCCCGgcgctttttttatttttttatttttttaatttgaacaaagaaaaacgaaattttaaggaaaaaatccccggagtagcccagccaaggagcgcaacgtttgccatccatgtAGCCTAGGCACTATAGCGAAGTGAGGATACCGGCCAAGCGAGATAAGCGATATAGATATACTTGCTCGGGCTAAAATAgcaacttaaaaattcaatttctcaataaatattgctagtcgccaaaaatccttttaggagaagtcttatattgttataaagaagcagtatgcaaaatttcagctcaaaattcggtttccgcttttcggaagtacagtcagaattttttcaaaaaatcttccTCGACATCGAAATAGGTGTTCACAGAAATAAACAACAAGTGTCACCCATATATATGTAACCGGCTTTACCCGGTtgataaacaaattttcaattgtgttACCAGCAGAGAAAAACttggtgataaaaaaaaaattacgaatacGAATTCTTCGTATATAGTTACGAAGGAATCGTGATGTGATGAAAGTCGAATAATGAGGAGGattcgagaagaaaaatgttccAACTATGTATGAACAttcaaaaaacacgaaaataagTACCTGTTTCACCGACTGTCGGTgaaaattttcagtaaatAAAGAACTTGACAGTTCCGCCGTTTCACGGAAACAAAAAACTTTATGCCGGCTGGCTTTGTTAGGTGTGACCAAAGAAAGTGACTCGTAAAAACGCCGGTCGTCCGTATTTTCGTATTTACGTctcgtaaaattttttgttttgttttatgGTAGTTTACGCGGATTCGAACAATTAGATAATTCTAATTAAAAAGTTATCGTGTTTCACGACTTTGTGATCCTTCAAACTCAGCAAGACTGACAACTACAAACATGGCTTGGGTGCCTCTTGAATCTAATCCAGAAGTAAGTTCTGGGAACTCGAAATTGTGACATGAAGAATTTCACAACAAAAAATACTgatacatttgaaaaataatatcaaaTATGTTTCTCTTTTTAGGTTATGACTAAGGTGAGAACTATTATAAACCTCAACGCTTATCGTGAGTCGTTCGAGATAATTTGTTCGGCGGAGTAACGGACTATTGTAAAttatcttttatttctttgcACAATTCCAAGAATAATTGCGATATTCTGcttgtatttttattctccaatAAAGTTTGCTCATCAACTTGGTGTACCAAAGAAATGGGGCTTCGTCGATGTGTACGGTACAGACCCTGTAATGTTGGCTCTGGTTCCTAAGCCCGTGTTAGCCCTCATTCTTTTATATCCTCTGTCCAGCAAggtattattatttatttcttttgttcCAATAAATCATAgttaacaaaataattttatattagAGGACTAGTTTGAATTCTCTgaaacatcatttttatt includes the following:
- the LOC122417474 gene encoding ubiquitin carboxyl-terminal hydrolase isozyme L3-like; the protein is MAWVPLESNPEVMTKFAHQLGVPKKWGFVDVYGTDPMLLALVPKPVLALILLYPLSSKTSEYDAEEAKKIEESGQKVSSTVYHLKQCVSNACGTVALVHSIANNTDEIQLEDGFMKKFIADSLDCSFEDRGQLLINEGQGIGEAHEKMAQEGQTAAPPVDQPVYHHFVAFVHKDGSLYELDGRKPTPINHGPSTKETLLDDAAEVCKAYMSRDPEEVRFTMVALVPIE